The following coding sequences are from one Phycisphaerales bacterium window:
- a CDS encoding AAA family ATPase — MARVAPHADTEAFLRLMYRPGDVFEVRAPKCAPNLRTIGGYFRYESANKATEAIATIDASGRAPAIYVSLNPVTPDLLARSAERLKEQTTTTADTQIVERRWVLIDCDPRRPSGTSSTDGELAAAGAKATEISEYLRARGWPDPVRSMSGNGHHLLYPVELPANDSGLVERVLKSLAGRFDDALVAIDTSVANPSRITKVPGTLARKGDDFQGFDGIAARPHRRAVLLTREAPNRAVTREQLEALAPASPCTARAQSTPPSCSRSLDRFSRDAAGVREYLTSHGVNVTGENRKDDATFLYLDRCPVIPDCVSESGSDIAVIVGDSGKTSYKNMHNRGADLKWADLRRAIEPGYHPARDRGTHSSTVETNAPVIETISGLIRAFPKLREPVVDGLLRRGEVFNVVAPPKIGKSWAAQSLALSVATGGDWFGFRARKGRALLVDVELHAETLAFRLKTVCQQNNVDPEKVAADFEVMRLRGKLLNIHQVMEFLLRLPPGTFDLVVLDPLYRLLPRDGDENSNATVSEMYNCLDAIAAHLDAAVVVVHHTSKGTQLRKSVTDIGAGGGAQTRAADSHLVFREIEEGLVVAQAVLRSYPPMAAFVARFEGGRWCRDTTLDPESLLKGKRTREKAPPSKASQALTAETFASRYVGPEPVIREEVFSRAYKDRVSKTDATALLKLAEEQGYITRHQHQNQPHRFSTGGGGCPSTPHPQSLQPLGGCGGDTQPPLPPSPSTPKKKKKAA, encoded by the coding sequence GTGGCCCGCGTCGCCCCCCACGCTGACACTGAGGCATTCCTGAGGCTGATGTACAGGCCCGGGGACGTGTTCGAGGTCCGGGCACCCAAGTGCGCACCCAACTTGCGCACGATCGGGGGGTACTTCCGATACGAGTCCGCCAACAAGGCGACGGAGGCGATCGCGACAATAGACGCCAGCGGCCGAGCGCCCGCAATCTATGTGAGCCTCAACCCAGTCACACCGGACCTCTTGGCCAGGTCTGCTGAGCGGCTCAAGGAGCAAACGACTACGACAGCCGACACGCAGATCGTCGAGCGGCGATGGGTCCTCATCGATTGTGACCCACGCCGGCCATCTGGGACCTCCTCAACTGATGGCGAGCTCGCCGCCGCAGGGGCAAAGGCCACGGAGATCTCCGAGTATCTTCGAGCACGGGGGTGGCCCGACCCAGTTCGTTCGATGTCCGGCAACGGCCACCACCTGCTGTACCCAGTCGAGCTTCCAGCGAACGACTCCGGGCTCGTAGAGCGCGTGCTCAAGAGCTTGGCCGGCAGGTTCGACGACGCCCTCGTAGCGATCGATACCTCGGTCGCAAACCCATCCCGAATCACGAAGGTGCCAGGGACGCTGGCCCGCAAGGGTGACGACTTCCAGGGCTTCGACGGAATCGCCGCACGCCCCCACCGCCGCGCGGTGCTGCTCACAAGGGAAGCTCCTAATCGCGCCGTGACCAGAGAACAACTGGAAGCCTTAGCGCCAGCCTCGCCGTGCACAGCGCGGGCGCAGAGTACCCCACCATCCTGTTCGCGCAGCCTTGACCGGTTCTCCCGCGATGCGGCCGGTGTGCGGGAGTACCTGACCAGCCACGGGGTCAATGTTACCGGTGAGAATCGGAAGGATGACGCCACCTTCCTCTACCTGGACCGCTGCCCTGTGATCCCGGACTGCGTCTCCGAGAGCGGCAGCGACATCGCGGTGATCGTGGGCGACTCCGGTAAGACGAGCTACAAGAACATGCACAACCGTGGAGCTGACCTCAAGTGGGCAGACCTTCGGAGAGCTATCGAGCCCGGTTACCACCCCGCTCGGGACCGGGGCACGCACAGCTCAACAGTCGAGACCAATGCTCCAGTGATCGAGACGATCAGCGGGCTCATCCGTGCCTTCCCCAAGCTCCGGGAGCCCGTTGTTGATGGGCTGCTCCGTCGCGGCGAGGTGTTCAACGTCGTCGCACCTCCGAAGATCGGCAAGTCCTGGGCGGCGCAGTCCCTCGCCTTGTCGGTCGCAACTGGCGGCGATTGGTTCGGTTTCAGGGCACGCAAAGGGCGCGCCCTCCTGGTTGATGTGGAGCTGCACGCAGAGACGTTGGCGTTCCGCCTCAAGACGGTCTGCCAACAGAACAACGTTGATCCGGAGAAGGTGGCCGCCGACTTCGAGGTGATGCGCCTGCGGGGGAAGCTGCTCAACATCCATCAGGTCATGGAGTTCCTGCTGAGGCTTCCACCAGGAACTTTCGACCTCGTCGTCCTCGATCCGCTCTACCGACTGCTGCCCAGGGACGGCGACGAGAACTCCAACGCGACGGTGAGCGAGATGTACAACTGCCTAGACGCCATCGCCGCACACCTCGATGCGGCGGTAGTGGTCGTGCACCACACCTCCAAGGGCACCCAGCTGCGCAAGTCGGTCACGGATATAGGCGCAGGGGGGGGGGCCCAGACCCGTGCCGCTGACAGCCACCTCGTATTCCGCGAGATTGAGGAGGGGCTTGTCGTCGCACAGGCGGTTCTCCGCTCGTATCCACCTATGGCCGCGTTCGTGGCGAGGTTCGAGGGAGGGCGCTGGTGCAGGGACACGACTCTCGACCCCGAGTCACTCCTGAAGGGGAAGCGCACGCGCGAAAAGGCACCGCCAAGCAAGGCCTCTCAGGCGTTGACTGCCGAGACGTTCGCATCCCGCTATGTCGGACCGGAACCGGTCATTCGCGAGGAGGTTTTCAGCCGCGCGTACAAGGACCGGGTGTCAAAGACGGACGCTACAGCACTTCTGAAGCTGGCCGAGGAGCAAGGCTACATCACTAGGCACCAGCACCAAAATCAGCCCCACCGGTTCAGTACTGGGGGAGGGGGGTGCCCGAGTACCCCTCACCCCCAGAGCCTTCAGCCTCTGGGGGGGTGTGGGGGGGACACACAACCCCCCCTCCCCCCCTCCCCGAGCACTCCCAAGAAAAAGAAGAAGGCCGCGTGA
- a CDS encoding serine protease, with product MSKLLSAAVLALLAGTTLVGAPAIAADPTPATPAQPSTATPGSRIAAERSAAIVTIKFVLKSEEGEQEEETTGAMMDASGLVICSNKPFGGLMARMGMSVPTPTDIKILVGDDTQGVSAKFLARDTELGLAWLQVEEAPKTPYAFIDFAQSAEPKTGEVLYAVSLMGKFFDRAPMLSEGFVTATVTKPRTLIMPSVGIVVGGDEGLPIFDANNKVVGFSTLILPEREEMVAGQMQAAMKGFLGQMILPSKDVLDATARAKETAKNNPAPEEPKADAPPAPEAPAAPEPAPAPKQ from the coding sequence GTGTCGAAGCTCTTGTCCGCCGCTGTTCTCGCCCTGCTCGCCGGCACTACGTTGGTCGGCGCGCCCGCCATCGCGGCGGACCCCACCCCCGCCACTCCGGCCCAGCCCTCCACGGCCACGCCGGGCAGCCGCATCGCCGCGGAGCGGTCCGCGGCCATCGTCACCATCAAGTTCGTGCTCAAGAGCGAGGAGGGTGAGCAGGAGGAAGAGACCACCGGCGCGATGATGGACGCGAGCGGCCTGGTCATCTGCTCCAACAAGCCTTTCGGCGGCCTGATGGCGCGGATGGGCATGAGCGTGCCCACCCCCACCGACATCAAGATCCTCGTCGGTGATGACACCCAGGGCGTGAGCGCCAAGTTCCTCGCCCGCGACACCGAGCTCGGCCTCGCGTGGCTCCAGGTCGAGGAGGCGCCCAAGACTCCTTACGCGTTCATCGACTTCGCCCAGAGCGCCGAGCCCAAGACGGGCGAGGTGCTGTACGCCGTCTCGCTCATGGGCAAGTTCTTCGACCGCGCCCCCATGCTCAGCGAGGGCTTCGTCACGGCCACCGTCACCAAGCCCCGCACGCTGATCATGCCGTCGGTGGGCATTGTCGTCGGCGGCGATGAGGGCCTGCCGATCTTCGACGCCAACAACAAGGTCGTGGGCTTCTCCACCCTGATCCTGCCCGAGCGGGAAGAGATGGTCGCCGGGCAGATGCAGGCGGCGATGAAGGGCTTCCTGGGCCAGATGATCCTGCCCAGCAAGGACGTTCTGGACGCCACGGCCCGGGCGAAGGAAACGGCCAAGAACAACCCCGCGCCCGAGGAGCCCAAGGCGGACGCTCCGCCCGCCCCTGAGGCCCCAGCCGCGCCGGAGCCCGCCCCCGCGCCCAAGCAGTAA
- a CDS encoding helix-turn-helix domain-containing protein: MDGTKQPARVDQKLATVTQAAAELNCSVRSIWRLIAARQLDAVKIGRAVRVTRTSIDRFIAQGGES, translated from the coding sequence ATGGACGGTACGAAACAGCCGGCGAGGGTTGATCAGAAGCTGGCAACGGTCACGCAGGCGGCAGCTGAGTTGAACTGCTCGGTCCGGAGCATCTGGAGGTTGATCGCGGCGCGGCAGCTTGACGCGGTGAAGATTGGCCGGGCAGTTCGTGTGACTCGCACGAGCATCGACCGCTTCATCGCGCAGGGCGGGGAGAGCTGA
- a CDS encoding PDZ domain-containing protein — protein sequence MPQALRTAPLRTLIAPALLLALLAGGCSQQRTPAAQGAVSHKDPQQNDQPSTRSGGGSGEKAAMNRADSLREEMRVVVSQARDKVFPALVNISVITVNYYGGKETKGGSIGSGTIISPDGYILTNQHVTDSGKKYRVTLADRTELPATMVGEDPLTDLAVLKIDPGSYKGPLPYASFGDSDKLMVGDYVMAMGSPLALSRSVTLGIVSNTERVFTSGMGGDEVEEMEFDAGRTGLFTSWIQHDANINHGNSGGPLVNLRGEVIGVNALGGQNMGFAIPAALARDVARELIDKGEVVRSQVGIALKPIKRSEFKEGVFINSVVKDSPADKAGLKAGDLITALDGKPVTVKFAEEVPTFVRMISSKPVGTKMSVEYSRGGEKATTTLVTEKLLKERGDQTALRMWGVSLSQITEKMAKDRQLASTKGAIVTGLRSGGPASQAEPALSYGDIIKTVDGKPVETLEQAVEVYKKIMSGEPIPEFVLIEFDRRGKNQVTLIKPRPDKTQDPPREVPKSWIGIATQPVLRDLAKQLGHEGTLGFRVTRVYPGTLAYTSGLQVGDVITAINGDKMAPRSIQESGMLERKIRQLGGNDKATLAVLRNGETIELSVPLERTRIGPSEALKEQNKDFELSVRELTFFDRDDNRWEDSVNGVLVENVEDAGWAGLAGIGYGDLIQKVNQHEIKDIHSFRKAMAEIAKAQPERVTFGVLRGNRTYFMFAEPEWKPVVTGEKGEKKTEGAPAAAEGAPAKGESTEKK from the coding sequence ATGCCCCAGGCCCTCCGCACCGCGCCACTCCGGACCCTGATCGCCCCCGCCCTGCTGCTGGCCCTGCTTGCGGGCGGCTGCTCGCAGCAGCGGACGCCGGCCGCGCAGGGTGCGGTGTCGCACAAGGACCCTCAGCAGAACGATCAGCCGTCGACCCGCAGCGGCGGGGGCTCGGGCGAGAAGGCGGCCATGAATCGGGCCGACAGCCTGCGGGAGGAGATGCGGGTGGTTGTCAGCCAGGCCCGCGACAAGGTCTTCCCGGCGCTCGTGAATATCTCGGTCATCACCGTCAACTACTACGGCGGCAAGGAGACCAAGGGCGGCTCCATCGGCTCGGGCACGATCATCTCGCCCGACGGCTACATCCTCACCAACCAGCACGTGACCGACAGCGGCAAGAAGTACCGCGTCACGCTCGCGGACCGGACCGAGCTGCCCGCGACGATGGTGGGCGAGGACCCGCTGACCGACCTCGCGGTGCTCAAGATCGACCCCGGCTCCTACAAGGGCCCGCTGCCTTACGCGAGCTTCGGCGACAGCGACAAGCTGATGGTGGGCGACTACGTGATGGCCATGGGCTCGCCGCTGGCGCTGTCCCGCTCCGTCACGCTGGGCATCGTGAGCAACACCGAGCGCGTATTCACCAGCGGCATGGGCGGGGACGAGGTCGAGGAGATGGAGTTTGACGCCGGGCGGACCGGCCTCTTCACCTCCTGGATCCAGCACGACGCCAACATCAACCACGGCAACTCCGGCGGCCCGCTGGTGAACCTGCGAGGCGAGGTCATCGGCGTCAACGCACTGGGCGGGCAGAACATGGGCTTCGCGATCCCCGCGGCCCTCGCCCGCGACGTCGCCCGCGAGCTCATCGACAAGGGCGAGGTCGTCCGCTCGCAGGTGGGCATCGCCCTCAAGCCCATCAAGCGCTCGGAGTTCAAGGAGGGTGTGTTCATCAACTCCGTCGTCAAGGACTCGCCGGCCGACAAGGCGGGGCTGAAGGCGGGCGACCTGATCACGGCCCTCGATGGCAAGCCCGTGACCGTGAAGTTCGCGGAGGAAGTGCCCACGTTCGTGCGGATGATCTCGAGCAAGCCCGTGGGCACGAAGATGAGCGTGGAGTACAGCCGAGGGGGCGAAAAGGCCACCACCACTCTCGTCACCGAGAAGCTTCTGAAGGAGCGGGGCGACCAGACCGCGCTCCGCATGTGGGGCGTCAGCCTGTCGCAGATCACCGAGAAGATGGCGAAGGACCGCCAGCTCGCGTCCACCAAAGGCGCGATCGTGACTGGGCTGCGCTCGGGCGGGCCTGCATCCCAGGCGGAGCCGGCGCTCTCCTATGGCGACATCATCAAGACGGTGGACGGCAAGCCGGTAGAGACGCTCGAACAGGCCGTGGAGGTGTACAAGAAGATCATGTCGGGCGAGCCGATCCCCGAGTTCGTGCTGATCGAGTTCGACCGTCGCGGCAAGAACCAGGTGACGCTCATCAAGCCGCGTCCGGACAAGACGCAGGACCCACCTCGCGAGGTGCCCAAGAGCTGGATCGGCATCGCCACGCAGCCGGTGCTGCGCGACCTTGCCAAGCAGCTCGGCCACGAGGGCACGCTGGGCTTCCGCGTGACCCGCGTGTACCCCGGCACGCTCGCGTACACGAGCGGCCTGCAGGTGGGCGACGTCATCACCGCCATCAACGGCGACAAGATGGCCCCGCGCTCCATCCAGGAGTCGGGCATGCTGGAGCGCAAGATCCGGCAGCTGGGCGGCAACGACAAGGCCACGCTCGCGGTCCTCCGCAACGGCGAGACCATCGAGCTGAGCGTGCCGCTCGAGCGCACGCGGATCGGGCCCAGCGAGGCGTTGAAGGAGCAGAACAAGGACTTCGAGCTCTCCGTCCGGGAGCTGACCTTCTTCGATCGCGACGACAACCGGTGGGAGGACTCCGTCAACGGCGTGCTGGTGGAGAACGTCGAGGACGCGGGATGGGCGGGCCTGGCCGGCATCGGCTATGGCGACCTCATCCAGAAGGTGAACCAGCACGAGATCAAGGACATCCACTCGTTCCGCAAGGCCATGGCCGAGATCGCCAAGGCACAGCCCGAGCGCGTCACCTTCGGCGTGCTCCGCGGCAACCGCACGTACTTCATGTTCGCGGAGCCCGAGTGGAAGCCGGTCGTTACTGGCGAGAAGGGCGAGAAGAAGACCGAGGGTGCGCCCGCCGCCGCCGAGGGTGCGCCCGCCAAGGGTGAGTCCACCGAGAAGAAGTGA
- a CDS encoding site-specific integrase has translation MGRLYERDGKWWLDYVDATGKRVRKAGAKDKSVAQKMLSDAETAAEKVKAGVLHADPREARKPYLSHVSDYISDLRRRGRDGMYVYNVRKHLERAATEQRWANLTMCSQRSVSGYLRRLHDEGLSPKTVNAHRADLSAFFAWCVTQRVMEANPCELVPKSAVKGDKTRRALSVPEIKRLLGAAPEPRRTCYLFLVYTGLRRSEAAALTHGHLHLEVANAHVELPPSLTKSGRAEAVPLVPEVVAALQASRGERSDEDPVFDAIPLMEEFRADLKAAGIEEADGRGRKVVLHSLRHSLATMLVTSSVPMAVAQRIMRHRDIKLTAEVYADEALLPLSAAMSALPSLTRTA, from the coding sequence ATGGGACGGCTGTACGAGCGCGATGGGAAGTGGTGGCTGGACTACGTGGACGCGACCGGGAAGCGGGTGCGCAAGGCGGGCGCGAAGGACAAGAGCGTCGCCCAGAAGATGCTCTCGGACGCCGAGACGGCGGCGGAGAAGGTCAAGGCCGGGGTGCTGCACGCCGACCCCCGCGAGGCCCGCAAGCCGTACCTCAGCCACGTCAGCGACTACATCTCCGACCTGCGGCGGCGCGGGCGGGACGGGATGTACGTGTACAACGTCCGCAAGCACCTGGAGCGAGCGGCGACCGAGCAGAGGTGGGCCAACCTGACCATGTGCTCGCAGCGGAGCGTGTCCGGCTACCTCCGGCGGTTGCACGACGAGGGGCTCAGCCCCAAGACCGTCAACGCCCACCGGGCGGACCTGAGCGCCTTCTTCGCCTGGTGCGTGACCCAGCGGGTCATGGAGGCCAACCCTTGCGAGCTTGTGCCGAAGAGCGCCGTCAAGGGGGACAAGACGAGGCGGGCGCTGTCGGTGCCCGAGATCAAGCGCCTGCTGGGGGCAGCGCCCGAGCCGAGGCGCACCTGCTACCTGTTCCTCGTCTACACCGGCCTGCGGCGGTCAGAGGCTGCGGCGCTGACCCACGGCCACCTGCACCTGGAGGTCGCCAACGCCCACGTCGAGCTGCCCCCAAGCCTCACCAAGAGCGGCAGGGCGGAAGCGGTGCCGCTGGTGCCGGAGGTCGTCGCCGCCCTCCAGGCAAGCCGGGGCGAGCGGTCGGACGAGGACCCCGTCTTCGACGCGATCCCGTTGATGGAGGAGTTCCGGGCGGACCTCAAGGCGGCTGGGATCGAGGAGGCCGACGGGCGCGGGCGGAAGGTGGTCCTGCACAGCCTTCGCCACTCCCTGGCCACCATGCTGGTCACGAGCAGCGTGCCCATGGCGGTGGCCCAGCGGATCATGCGGCACCGGGACATCAAGCTGACGGCCGAGGTGTACGCGGACGAGGCGCTGCTGCCGCTGAGCGCCGCAATGAGCGCGCTGCCCAGCCTCACGAGGACGGCATGA